A stretch of the Capsicum annuum cultivar UCD-10X-F1 chromosome 10, UCD10Xv1.1, whole genome shotgun sequence genome encodes the following:
- the LOC107845855 gene encoding probable LRR receptor-like serine/threonine-protein kinase At1g06840 isoform X1, with the protein MDMEKGRREKGIILLIVALSTCFSAYNGQEMLTDPDEVDALEAIHGSLEDPMGYLRNWEKEKDPCTSWSFVYCFQNETEGYQHVQELRLMNLSLSGTLAPELGQLKHMETLNFMWNSISGSIPKEIGNIIALRLLLLSGNQLSGPLPEELGYLPNLNKFQLDLNGISGPIPKSFANLPKVAHFHMNNNSISGQIPPELSVLPRLQHFLLDNNNLSGYLPPELALMPNLTILQLDNNNFEGSVVPASYSNMTKLLKLSLRNCNLQGPVPDLSTIPHLLYLDLSRNQLTGNIPTNKLSDNITTIILSGNMLNGSIPSNFSVLPRLQRLSLNNNRLSGFVPTTIWENRTFVPGAKLRLNFQRNYLSDISSIPNPPPNVDMMLYGNPVCGNANERQITQFCKSRDGGEEYGGVNNSIASCAAQPPCNQDFEYVPALKDGCYCAAPFGVGLRLRSPSISDFPPHYNDFEQWITKSVNLNDYQLHIDSVAWQIGPRLRLFLKFFPPRSNDSGTNAFGKFNDSEIERIANKFAIFNLTGSEIFGPYDLLNFTAMGYSSVLFPLLEGGGSRKSRGTVVGIVLGSICAAAVLLVAIIFVLLKMHPRSHMSKDQSISKYPMRIEGVKALGFKELEVATNSFSSTTEIGQGGYGKVYKGSLADGTTVAIKRAQQGSLQGEKEFYTEIELLSRVHHRNLVSLVGYCNEGSEQMLVYEFMPNGSLHDLLSARYGQRLSLGTRLHIALGAARGILYLHTEADPPIIHRDIKANNILLDSKFTAKVSDFGISRLAPLPDAETSGHVSTVVKGTPGYLDPEYFFTHKLTEKSDVYSLGIVFLELLTGMRPISQGRNIVREVNAACQSGMMSSIIDRNIGTPYSSDCVKKFLDLALRCSVDEQKDRPLMLEVVRELENITSTVPAAFDNNIIASDVDVSTSGMSSSPSTSTYSRHTTTYTTMEGIELVSGVIPSIRPR; encoded by the exons ATGGACATGGAAAAAGGCAGAAGAGAGAAGGGAATAATATTACTGATTGTGGCACTTTCAACATGTTTCTCTGCTTATAATGGACAAGAAATGCTGACAGATCCAGatgaag TGGATGCACTAGAGGCTATTCATGGAAGCCTGGAAGATCCAATGGGTTATCTGAGGAATTGGGAAAAGGAGAAAGATCCATGCACTTCTTGGTCTTTTGTTTACTGCTTTCAAAATGAAACTGAAGGTTATCAGCATGTTCAAGAATT GCGTCTGATGAACTTGTCATTATCTGGTACACTTGCTCCTGAACTTGGCCAACTTAAACATATGGAAACTTT gaaTTTCATGTGGAACAGCATTAGCGGCAGTATACCTAAGGAGATTGGCAACATAATTGCTTTGAGGCTACT GCTTTTGAGTGGAAATCAATTATCAGGTCCTTTACCAGAAGAACTCGGTTATCTTCCTAACTTGAATAAATTTCAGTTGGACTTAAATGGTATATCAGGGCCAATACCAAAATCATTTGCAAACTTGCCAAAAGTTGCACATTT CCATATGAATAACAATTCAATAAGCGGTCAAATTCCTCCAGAGCTGTCTGTTTTACCTCGGCTTCAACATTT CCTTCTGGACAACAACAATTTATCGGGTTACCTTCCACCAGAGCTTGCACTGATGCCGAACTTAACAATTCT TCAACTTGACAATAATAACTTTGAAGGCTCTGTGGTTCCGGCTTCGTACAGTAATATGACCAAACTCTTGAAGTT GAGTCTTAGGAACTGCAACTTGCAAGGACCAGTTCCTGACCTGAGCACAATACCACATCTTCTTTACTT AGACCTTAGCAGAAACCAACTGACGGGAAATATACCGACCAATAAGCTGTCTGATAATATCACAACCAT CATTCTGTCAGGAAACATGCTTAATGGCTCTATCCCTTCGAACTTTTCTGTCCTTCCAAGGCTGCAGAGGCT gTCACTCAACAATAATAGGTTAAGTGGTTTTGTTCCAACTACCATTTGGGAGAATAGGACATTTGTCCCAGGCGCAAAACTTAGATT GAATTTTCAACGTAATTATCTCTCAGATATTTCGAGTATTCCTAATCCTCCTCCAAATGTTGATATGAT GCTCTATGGCAATCCTGTTTGTGGAAATGCAAATGAACGTCAGATTACCCAATTTTGTAAATCAAGAGACGGAGGTGAAGAGTATGGAGGCGTGAACAACTCTATTGCAAGTTGTGCAGCCCAGCCGCCTTGCAACCAGGATTTCGAATATGTCCCAGCATTAAAAGATGGCTGCTATTGTGCGGCGCCTTTTGGAGTTGGTTTGCGTTTAAGAAGCCCTAGCATTTCAGACTTTCCACCACATTATAATGACTTTGAACAGTGGATAACAAAAAGTGTTAACTTGAATGATTATCAACTGCACATTGATTCGGTCGCGTGGCAAATCGGTCCTAGGCTTAGGTTGTTTTTGAAGTTCTTCCCTCCACGTTCAAATGATTCTGGAACCAATGCTTTTGGCAAATTTAATGACAGCGAGATAGAACGGATTGCAAACAAGTTTGCCATCTTTAATCTTACTGGAAGTGAAATCTTTGGCCCATATGACCTGCTCAATTTCACCGCCATGGGATATAGTTCTG TCCTTTTTCCCTTGTTGGAAGGAGGGGGAAGCAGAAAAAGCAGAGGCACTGTGGTTGGAATTGTTTTAGGGTCCATATGTGCTGCAGCTGTACTTCTTGTGGCCATAATATTCGTGTTGCTTAAAATGCATCCAAGGTCCCATATGTCAAAAGATCAATCTA TATCAAAATATCCAATGCGAATAGAAGGTGTTAAGGCCTTGGGCTTTAAGGAATTAGAGGTAGCAACTAACAGTTTTAGCAGTACTACTGAAATTGGCCAAGGAGGCTATGGGAAGGTCTACAAAGGCAGTTTGGCAGACGGTACAACAGTGGCAATAAAACGTGCACAACAAGGCTCACTACAGGGGGAAAaagagttctatactgagatagAATTGCTGTCACGTGTGCATCATCGAAATCTGGTTTCATTGGTGGGATACTGTAATGAAGGAAGTGAACAG ATGTTGGTTTATGAGTTCATGCCAAATGGTTCCTTACATGATCTTCTCTCTG CTAGATATGGGCAACGTCTGAGTCTTGGAACAAGGTTACACATTGCTTTAGGTGCTGCCAGGGGCATCCTCTACCTCCATACTGAAGCTGATCCTCCAATAATCCATCGCGACATCAAGGCAAATAACATACTGTTAGATTCTAAATTCACCGCAAAAGTCTCTGATTTTGGAATCTCAAGGCTTGCACCATTACCTGATGCTGAAACGAGTGGACATGTATCAACTGTAGTGAAAGGAACTCCT GGCTACCTCGATCCGGAGTACTTCTTCACTCACAAGTTGACAGAGAAAAGTGATGTTTATAGCCTTGGTATTGTATTTCTCGAGCTTTTAACAGGGATGCGACCTATATCTCAGGGAAGGAACATCGTCCGAGAG GTGAATGCAGCATGCCAATCAGGGATGATGTCTTCTATAATAGACAGGAATATCGGTACTCCATATTCCTCAGACTGTGTGAAGAAATTTCTGGATTTGGCCCTCAGGTGTTCAGTTGATGAACAAAAGGATAGACCTTTAATGCTGGAGGTGGTGAGAGAGTTAGAGAACATCACTTCCACGGTTCCAGCTGCATTCGACAATAATATTATTGCATCCGATGTAGATGTTTCCACGTCTGGAATGTCATCATCGCCATCAACTTCAACTTATTCGAGACACACTACCACCTACACGACTATGGAAGGAATTGAGCTTGTGAGCGGTGTCATTCCCTCCATCAGGCCTCGTTGA
- the LOC107845855 gene encoding probable LRR receptor-like serine/threonine-protein kinase At1g06840 isoform X2 — MNLSLSGTLAPELGQLKHMETLNFMWNSISGSIPKEIGNIIALRLLLLSGNQLSGPLPEELGYLPNLNKFQLDLNGISGPIPKSFANLPKVAHFHMNNNSISGQIPPELSVLPRLQHFLLDNNNLSGYLPPELALMPNLTILQLDNNNFEGSVVPASYSNMTKLLKLSLRNCNLQGPVPDLSTIPHLLYLDLSRNQLTGNIPTNKLSDNITTIILSGNMLNGSIPSNFSVLPRLQRLSLNNNRLSGFVPTTIWENRTFVPGAKLRLNFQRNYLSDISSIPNPPPNVDMMLYGNPVCGNANERQITQFCKSRDGGEEYGGVNNSIASCAAQPPCNQDFEYVPALKDGCYCAAPFGVGLRLRSPSISDFPPHYNDFEQWITKSVNLNDYQLHIDSVAWQIGPRLRLFLKFFPPRSNDSGTNAFGKFNDSEIERIANKFAIFNLTGSEIFGPYDLLNFTAMGYSSVLFPLLEGGGSRKSRGTVVGIVLGSICAAAVLLVAIIFVLLKMHPRSHMSKDQSISKYPMRIEGVKALGFKELEVATNSFSSTTEIGQGGYGKVYKGSLADGTTVAIKRAQQGSLQGEKEFYTEIELLSRVHHRNLVSLVGYCNEGSEQMLVYEFMPNGSLHDLLSARYGQRLSLGTRLHIALGAARGILYLHTEADPPIIHRDIKANNILLDSKFTAKVSDFGISRLAPLPDAETSGHVSTVVKGTPGYLDPEYFFTHKLTEKSDVYSLGIVFLELLTGMRPISQGRNIVREVNAACQSGMMSSIIDRNIGTPYSSDCVKKFLDLALRCSVDEQKDRPLMLEVVRELENITSTVPAAFDNNIIASDVDVSTSGMSSSPSTSTYSRHTTTYTTMEGIELVSGVIPSIRPR, encoded by the exons ATGAACTTGTCATTATCTGGTACACTTGCTCCTGAACTTGGCCAACTTAAACATATGGAAACTTT gaaTTTCATGTGGAACAGCATTAGCGGCAGTATACCTAAGGAGATTGGCAACATAATTGCTTTGAGGCTACT GCTTTTGAGTGGAAATCAATTATCAGGTCCTTTACCAGAAGAACTCGGTTATCTTCCTAACTTGAATAAATTTCAGTTGGACTTAAATGGTATATCAGGGCCAATACCAAAATCATTTGCAAACTTGCCAAAAGTTGCACATTT CCATATGAATAACAATTCAATAAGCGGTCAAATTCCTCCAGAGCTGTCTGTTTTACCTCGGCTTCAACATTT CCTTCTGGACAACAACAATTTATCGGGTTACCTTCCACCAGAGCTTGCACTGATGCCGAACTTAACAATTCT TCAACTTGACAATAATAACTTTGAAGGCTCTGTGGTTCCGGCTTCGTACAGTAATATGACCAAACTCTTGAAGTT GAGTCTTAGGAACTGCAACTTGCAAGGACCAGTTCCTGACCTGAGCACAATACCACATCTTCTTTACTT AGACCTTAGCAGAAACCAACTGACGGGAAATATACCGACCAATAAGCTGTCTGATAATATCACAACCAT CATTCTGTCAGGAAACATGCTTAATGGCTCTATCCCTTCGAACTTTTCTGTCCTTCCAAGGCTGCAGAGGCT gTCACTCAACAATAATAGGTTAAGTGGTTTTGTTCCAACTACCATTTGGGAGAATAGGACATTTGTCCCAGGCGCAAAACTTAGATT GAATTTTCAACGTAATTATCTCTCAGATATTTCGAGTATTCCTAATCCTCCTCCAAATGTTGATATGAT GCTCTATGGCAATCCTGTTTGTGGAAATGCAAATGAACGTCAGATTACCCAATTTTGTAAATCAAGAGACGGAGGTGAAGAGTATGGAGGCGTGAACAACTCTATTGCAAGTTGTGCAGCCCAGCCGCCTTGCAACCAGGATTTCGAATATGTCCCAGCATTAAAAGATGGCTGCTATTGTGCGGCGCCTTTTGGAGTTGGTTTGCGTTTAAGAAGCCCTAGCATTTCAGACTTTCCACCACATTATAATGACTTTGAACAGTGGATAACAAAAAGTGTTAACTTGAATGATTATCAACTGCACATTGATTCGGTCGCGTGGCAAATCGGTCCTAGGCTTAGGTTGTTTTTGAAGTTCTTCCCTCCACGTTCAAATGATTCTGGAACCAATGCTTTTGGCAAATTTAATGACAGCGAGATAGAACGGATTGCAAACAAGTTTGCCATCTTTAATCTTACTGGAAGTGAAATCTTTGGCCCATATGACCTGCTCAATTTCACCGCCATGGGATATAGTTCTG TCCTTTTTCCCTTGTTGGAAGGAGGGGGAAGCAGAAAAAGCAGAGGCACTGTGGTTGGAATTGTTTTAGGGTCCATATGTGCTGCAGCTGTACTTCTTGTGGCCATAATATTCGTGTTGCTTAAAATGCATCCAAGGTCCCATATGTCAAAAGATCAATCTA TATCAAAATATCCAATGCGAATAGAAGGTGTTAAGGCCTTGGGCTTTAAGGAATTAGAGGTAGCAACTAACAGTTTTAGCAGTACTACTGAAATTGGCCAAGGAGGCTATGGGAAGGTCTACAAAGGCAGTTTGGCAGACGGTACAACAGTGGCAATAAAACGTGCACAACAAGGCTCACTACAGGGGGAAAaagagttctatactgagatagAATTGCTGTCACGTGTGCATCATCGAAATCTGGTTTCATTGGTGGGATACTGTAATGAAGGAAGTGAACAG ATGTTGGTTTATGAGTTCATGCCAAATGGTTCCTTACATGATCTTCTCTCTG CTAGATATGGGCAACGTCTGAGTCTTGGAACAAGGTTACACATTGCTTTAGGTGCTGCCAGGGGCATCCTCTACCTCCATACTGAAGCTGATCCTCCAATAATCCATCGCGACATCAAGGCAAATAACATACTGTTAGATTCTAAATTCACCGCAAAAGTCTCTGATTTTGGAATCTCAAGGCTTGCACCATTACCTGATGCTGAAACGAGTGGACATGTATCAACTGTAGTGAAAGGAACTCCT GGCTACCTCGATCCGGAGTACTTCTTCACTCACAAGTTGACAGAGAAAAGTGATGTTTATAGCCTTGGTATTGTATTTCTCGAGCTTTTAACAGGGATGCGACCTATATCTCAGGGAAGGAACATCGTCCGAGAG GTGAATGCAGCATGCCAATCAGGGATGATGTCTTCTATAATAGACAGGAATATCGGTACTCCATATTCCTCAGACTGTGTGAAGAAATTTCTGGATTTGGCCCTCAGGTGTTCAGTTGATGAACAAAAGGATAGACCTTTAATGCTGGAGGTGGTGAGAGAGTTAGAGAACATCACTTCCACGGTTCCAGCTGCATTCGACAATAATATTATTGCATCCGATGTAGATGTTTCCACGTCTGGAATGTCATCATCGCCATCAACTTCAACTTATTCGAGACACACTACCACCTACACGACTATGGAAGGAATTGAGCTTGTGAGCGGTGTCATTCCCTCCATCAGGCCTCGTTGA